The Parasedimentitalea marina genome window below encodes:
- a CDS encoding carbohydrate ABC transporter permease, whose translation MVVTAIWRAWFHYDFGFLNNVLRTVNLPPVEWLFDPDIAMLSLVLVDTWQTTPLTFLIILAGLQAVPDEVYEAANVDGAGPVRVFWSITLPLLMPYLFLAALLRSVDAFKIFDKVYSLTGGGPGQATETLSMYVYRLGFRFFDVGLASAAAIIMVVIAGFLAMIYASRLMKSEK comes from the coding sequence ATGGTGGTCACCGCGATTTGGCGTGCCTGGTTCCATTACGATTTTGGTTTTCTCAACAACGTCCTAAGAACCGTGAACCTGCCACCGGTTGAATGGCTGTTCGACCCGGACATTGCGATGCTATCGTTGGTGTTGGTTGACACATGGCAGACTACGCCGCTGACTTTCCTTATCATTTTGGCGGGCCTTCAGGCCGTACCAGACGAAGTCTACGAGGCGGCAAATGTCGACGGGGCCGGCCCAGTCCGGGTCTTCTGGTCTATTACACTGCCTTTACTGATGCCCTATCTGTTCCTGGCAGCTCTGCTACGCAGCGTCGACGCCTTCAAAATCTTTGACAAAGTCTACTCCCTAACCGGCGGGGGACCCGGCCAAGCGACCGAAACTCTGTCGATGTATGTTTATCGCCTCGGCTTTCGGTTCTTTGATGTTGGGCTCGCCTCGGCGGCTGCAATCATTATGGTAGTGATCGCAGGCTTCCTCGCCATGATCTACGCATCACGTCTAATGAAAAGTGAGAAATAA
- a CDS encoding TAXI family TRAP transporter solute-binding subunit — MNKTLKTTGLSMALALCVAGSTNAAEPALPDTLSWTAYNVGSSGYGQSVAIGKALQDAYGVTLRVVPAKNDVSRVVPVVSGQIDFAAAGSGVFYAVEGVLGWAKPELGPQSLQMVMSSTGRNCLALGTAADANIKTAADLKGKRVPWVIGSPALQTNVTAFLAYGDLTWDDVIKVEVSGFDAAWKLLLNDQADAMTSFTTGGGTELNASPRGLHWLSTPHSETENWVRMQAVAPHMAQRVATAGTNISDDNSLECGGFPYPILVTASDQDPALVENMASAITQQFDNFSSAEPSASGWAADRQNFQWVLPYHQGAVAFWKSQGMWSDAADAHNAYLVERQAVIAAAWDALEDKSADGFKERWMLARFNALTAADMPAVWEK, encoded by the coding sequence ATGAATAAAACACTGAAGACTACTGGGCTGTCGATGGCTTTGGCGCTTTGCGTTGCTGGGTCCACCAATGCCGCTGAACCAGCTCTCCCGGATACGCTGTCGTGGACAGCCTATAACGTCGGCAGCTCGGGTTACGGGCAATCGGTTGCGATCGGCAAGGCATTGCAAGATGCTTACGGTGTTACGCTGCGTGTAGTTCCGGCAAAGAACGATGTCTCGCGCGTAGTACCGGTCGTCAGCGGACAGATCGATTTTGCAGCAGCCGGGTCGGGCGTATTTTACGCAGTCGAAGGTGTTTTGGGTTGGGCAAAGCCTGAGCTGGGACCACAGTCATTGCAAATGGTAATGAGTTCAACCGGACGCAACTGTCTGGCTCTTGGCACAGCCGCAGACGCAAACATCAAGACGGCTGCAGATCTAAAAGGCAAGCGCGTCCCATGGGTCATCGGTTCACCTGCGCTGCAAACCAATGTCACCGCATTTTTGGCTTACGGCGATCTGACCTGGGATGACGTCATCAAAGTTGAAGTCAGTGGCTTTGACGCCGCATGGAAGTTACTTCTGAACGATCAAGCCGATGCAATGACCTCGTTCACAACTGGTGGCGGTACTGAGTTGAACGCGTCGCCACGTGGTTTGCATTGGTTGTCGACACCGCATAGTGAGACCGAAAACTGGGTCCGAATGCAGGCTGTTGCGCCGCATATGGCACAGCGGGTCGCGACGGCTGGTACCAATATTTCAGATGACAACTCCCTGGAATGCGGTGGCTTCCCTTACCCAATCCTGGTGACGGCTTCCGATCAGGATCCTGCTTTGGTCGAGAACATGGCAAGTGCCATTACTCAGCAATTCGACAACTTCTCGTCTGCAGAGCCCTCGGCCTCAGGTTGGGCTGCGGACCGCCAGAATTTCCAGTGGGTTTTGCCTTACCACCAGGGTGCGGTTGCGTTCTGGAAGTCACAAGGCATGTGGTCTGATGCTGCCGACGCGCACAATGCGTATCTGGTAGAACGCCAGGCGGTGATTGCTGCCGCATGGGACGCACTGGAAGACAAAAGTGCCGACGGCTTTAAAGAACGCTGGATGTTGGCCCGTTTCAACGCATTGACAGCGGCGGACATGCCTGCTGTTTGGGAAAAATAA
- a CDS encoding flavin reductase family protein, whose translation MFYKPDEGHGLAHNPIAACVSPRPIGWISTISATGHHNLAPFSYFNLVHNFPPTVMFSCNGLKPDESPKDSWVNARDTGEFVYNVATFPLREALNQSSTAWDIEVDEFEETGLKTLPSELVKPMRVAASPIQFECRTIEVKHLPTNRPENPNTVVFGEVVGVHIDEACLTDGMVDYDKVQHISRLGYLDFATIGSRFQLPRVFVKREQD comes from the coding sequence GTGTTTTATAAACCGGATGAAGGTCACGGCCTTGCCCATAACCCAATTGCAGCCTGCGTATCGCCGCGGCCCATCGGTTGGATTTCAACGATCAGTGCCACCGGGCACCACAATCTGGCGCCGTTTAGCTATTTTAATCTGGTTCATAACTTTCCTCCGACGGTTATGTTCTCGTGTAATGGTTTAAAACCGGACGAAAGCCCCAAGGACTCGTGGGTGAATGCCCGCGACACTGGTGAATTCGTTTATAATGTTGCCACTTTTCCGCTGCGTGAGGCACTTAATCAAAGTTCAACAGCCTGGGACATCGAGGTTGATGAGTTCGAAGAAACTGGCCTAAAAACCCTACCATCTGAACTGGTGAAACCGATGCGCGTTGCAGCTTCGCCGATCCAATTTGAATGCCGCACGATCGAGGTCAAACATCTGCCGACGAACCGGCCAGAAAACCCAAATACTGTGGTGTTCGGCGAGGTGGTGGGGGTTCACATAGATGAAGCCTGTTTGACCGATGGGATGGTGGACTATGATAAAGTCCAGCACATCAGCCGCCTTGGTTATCTGGACTTTGCCACGATTGGTTCGCGGTTCCAGTTGCCACGTGTCTTTGTCAAAAGAGAGCAGGACTAA
- a CDS encoding NAD(P)-dependent oxidoreductase, producing the protein MKTRVGVIGLGKMGTAIALRLSGQDYAVEAWTRSGVNEVWAQETGVRGHETLAALVANVDVILLSLSDDAAVTSVLEVLIGLDISKRLIVDCSTVNPAVLTSYASRFHGAGAQVLDAPISGWPMMVSKGKCGIYIGGDESDVTRFKPIAEALSDRIVHAGSLGQGMMAKIVNNMMLASYWQSLREALQVGQSGGLSVEKMLEILINSPAANGVLALKAPVIKGAQTPPSFTVSGIVADLTMFNEVSRDAGIDTPTLRAALNNFANHEKTGAGEADFVSMIAAALTNADTETDGVL; encoded by the coding sequence ATGAAGACGCGCGTAGGAGTCATCGGGCTGGGCAAGATGGGCACGGCGATTGCCTTGCGTCTATCAGGGCAAGACTATGCTGTAGAAGCCTGGACCCGAAGCGGGGTCAATGAAGTCTGGGCCCAAGAGACAGGTGTTCGAGGGCATGAAACTCTGGCCGCTCTAGTGGCAAACGTCGATGTCATACTGCTGTCCCTAAGCGATGATGCGGCTGTGACGTCGGTGCTTGAAGTGCTGATTGGGCTGGATATTTCCAAGCGGCTGATTGTCGATTGCAGCACGGTCAATCCAGCGGTTTTGACCAGTTATGCCAGCCGTTTCCATGGCGCTGGTGCGCAGGTACTTGATGCGCCTATCTCGGGTTGGCCGATGATGGTGTCAAAGGGCAAATGCGGCATATACATTGGCGGGGACGAGTCGGACGTAACGCGTTTCAAGCCGATTGCAGAGGCCCTGTCCGATCGTATTGTACATGCCGGGTCGCTGGGTCAGGGCATGATGGCCAAGATTGTTAATAACATGATGTTGGCCAGTTACTGGCAATCCCTACGTGAGGCCTTGCAAGTTGGGCAAAGCGGCGGATTGTCGGTTGAAAAAATGCTGGAGATTCTGATCAACAGCCCTGCGGCGAATGGCGTTCTGGCCCTGAAAGCGCCGGTGATCAAGGGTGCGCAAACGCCGCCAAGTTTCACCGTTTCCGGCATTGTCGCGGACCTGACAATGTTCAACGAAGTCTCTCGTGATGCTGGCATTGACACGCCAACACTGCGCGCCGCCCTGAACAATTTTGCAAATCACGAAAAAACGGGCGCGGGCGAAGCAGATTTTGTGTCCATGATTGCCGCCGCCTTGACAAATGCTGACACGGAGACCGATGGTGTTTTATAA
- a CDS encoding carbohydrate ABC transporter permease has protein sequence MGIRQIFTLRALTTYALTAIFLVPIAWMISTSVRPPLDYISTSTSLIPSSVTLEHYRDLLQDDLMGKAINSVIVALSTTILALAAAFPAAYALVRLKFPARLDLVFLVFVLLVKLTPPISLAIPLHQVLRTLGLLDTLAGLILVYQVYALPFAIWMLLGFVRDVPVEYEEAALVDGATLQRRLWSIVLPVMAPGLIATSVFVVILSWNEFAYALLFIQSPSKFTLPTYIATLVTEDETFWGQLSAVGFMASLPILVMVSFVQKGLTQGFSGGIK, from the coding sequence ATGGGTATCCGGCAGATTTTCACTCTCCGTGCGCTTACAACCTATGCTCTTACCGCGATCTTTTTGGTGCCCATTGCATGGATGATTTCGACCTCGGTCCGCCCACCACTGGACTATATCTCGACATCGACTTCGCTGATCCCTTCGTCTGTGACCCTGGAGCACTACCGGGACCTGTTGCAAGACGATCTGATGGGCAAGGCGATAAACAGCGTCATTGTCGCGCTAAGCACCACGATCCTAGCGCTGGCAGCTGCCTTTCCAGCCGCCTATGCGTTGGTCCGCCTGAAATTCCCTGCCCGTCTGGATCTGGTCTTTTTGGTGTTTGTCCTGTTGGTCAAACTCACCCCGCCCATCTCATTGGCGATTCCCCTGCATCAAGTGCTGCGCACATTAGGATTGTTGGATACTTTGGCCGGGCTGATCCTTGTTTATCAGGTCTACGCCCTGCCCTTTGCCATTTGGATGCTGCTTGGATTTGTCCGCGACGTGCCAGTCGAATATGAGGAAGCAGCATTGGTTGATGGCGCCACTCTACAACGCCGCCTTTGGTCGATTGTCCTGCCCGTCATGGCACCCGGTTTGATCGCCACATCGGTGTTTGTTGTCATCCTGAGCTGGAACGAATTTGCCTACGCGTTGCTGTTCATTCAATCGCCTTCCAAATTCACCCTGCCGACCTATATCGCTACCCTGGTTACCGAAGATGAAACCTTCTGGGGGCAACTGTCTGCCGTTGGCTTTATGGCCTCATTGCCAATTCTTGTGATGGTCAGTTTTGTGCAAAAGGGTCTGACGCAGGGCTTTAGCGGCGGTATCAAGTAA
- a CDS encoding TRAP transporter permease, producing MSNIESEAAIGRFRTLGPGWTWPLRLATCVVVLLAINQAFNLHFLVGKTLLANQYMYMLLLLIIPTVFILLPISNGASKTRVPIYDFALAALTVAVLGWFIANSLQMMQNGWELAAPLRASYISMVLWLLIFEASRRAGGTALAVIVAVVSLYPLFAELMPGPIRGFSYPVEIAAGYHAMSNESIVGIPLRAFSNLVIGFLIFGAALQHTGAGTFFINLAFALLGHIRGGPAKVAIVASGLMGSMSGSVVTNVMTTGVMTIPAMRRIKLSAPFAAGVEACASTGGVLMPPVMGATAFIMANFLEVSYASVALAAVIPSFLYFFGLFVQIDARAASENIQGLDRSELPSVRQTLKDGWYYIFAFALLVYLLLFLRREMLAPFYATPVLLIINQVFSKTNRWGRKELLAFVDTLTTLFAELVGILAGIGLIIGALSMTGLAGTLVNDLLSIAGGSPMVLLVIGAMTSFILGIGMTVTAAYIFLAIILAPALISTGMNPMAVHMFIFYWGMLSFITPPVALGAFAAASVAKAAPMATGLEAMRLGSVIYFIPFFFVLDPALILVGSASQILVSLGLASFGVLCFASAMQGYLVGVGRLKLHERALLIAGAIIMPLPGHIIIPLDKIQILGLSAVAILPVMIWAFLREKQSASVGAQT from the coding sequence ATGTCTAATATAGAAAGTGAAGCGGCCATTGGCCGCTTCCGCACTCTTGGTCCGGGCTGGACATGGCCGTTGCGCTTAGCAACATGTGTTGTTGTTCTGCTTGCCATAAACCAAGCCTTCAACTTGCATTTTCTTGTGGGCAAGACCCTGTTGGCCAACCAGTATATGTATATGCTGTTGCTGCTCATTATTCCGACAGTATTTATTCTTCTGCCGATAAGTAATGGGGCCTCAAAAACCCGTGTGCCTATTTATGATTTCGCGCTGGCGGCCCTGACCGTGGCAGTATTGGGCTGGTTCATTGCCAACTCATTGCAGATGATGCAAAATGGGTGGGAGCTGGCAGCACCGCTGCGTGCCTCTTACATCTCTATGGTTCTCTGGCTTTTGATATTTGAGGCCTCCCGACGCGCTGGCGGCACTGCGCTTGCAGTGATCGTTGCAGTTGTGTCGCTTTACCCTCTGTTTGCTGAATTGATGCCTGGCCCAATCCGGGGATTCTCATACCCCGTTGAAATCGCCGCAGGCTACCACGCGATGAGCAACGAAAGCATTGTTGGCATTCCGCTGCGTGCATTCTCAAATCTGGTGATTGGCTTTTTGATCTTCGGGGCTGCGCTGCAACACACCGGTGCCGGCACATTCTTCATTAATCTGGCCTTTGCCCTTTTGGGGCACATCCGTGGCGGCCCGGCCAAAGTGGCCATTGTCGCCAGTGGTCTGATGGGCTCGATGAGCGGGTCTGTTGTGACCAATGTCATGACCACCGGTGTTATGACCATTCCTGCAATGCGCCGCATCAAACTCAGCGCGCCTTTTGCCGCTGGCGTCGAAGCATGTGCATCGACGGGTGGTGTCTTGATGCCGCCGGTGATGGGGGCGACCGCCTTTATTATGGCGAACTTTTTGGAAGTGTCTTATGCCAGTGTCGCCCTTGCTGCCGTCATTCCGTCGTTCCTGTATTTCTTTGGTTTGTTCGTCCAGATTGATGCCCGTGCGGCCAGCGAAAACATCCAGGGTCTGGACCGGTCCGAGCTGCCATCTGTGCGTCAGACTTTAAAAGACGGTTGGTACTACATTTTTGCCTTTGCACTGCTGGTATATCTATTGTTGTTCCTGCGCCGCGAAATGCTGGCACCCTTTTATGCAACACCTGTGTTGCTAATCATCAATCAGGTGTTTTCCAAAACAAACCGTTGGGGGCGTAAGGAGCTTTTGGCCTTTGTGGATACGCTGACCACGCTGTTTGCCGAACTTGTTGGTATTCTGGCCGGAATCGGGTTGATCATTGGGGCCTTGTCGATGACCGGCTTGGCGGGGACCTTGGTCAATGACCTGCTGTCGATCGCCGGTGGCTCACCGATGGTCTTGCTGGTGATCGGCGCCATGACAAGCTTTATCCTTGGCATTGGTATGACGGTTACGGCCGCTTACATCTTCCTGGCGATCATTCTTGCTCCGGCCTTGATCTCAACCGGCATGAACCCGATGGCTGTGCATATGTTCATCTTTTACTGGGGCATGTTGTCGTTCATCACACCACCTGTCGCACTGGGGGCTTTTGCAGCGGCTTCGGTTGCCAAAGCAGCTCCAATGGCGACCGGCTTGGAGGCCATGCGTCTTGGTAGTGTCATCTACTTCATTCCGTTCTTCTTTGTGCTTGATCCCGCCTTGATCCTTGTTGGCAGCGCCAGTCAAATCTTGGTTTCGCTTGGGCTGGCTTCGTTTGGGGTGCTATGTTTCGCCAGTGCGATGCAAGGCTATCTTGTGGGAGTCGGTCGATTGAAACTGCATGAACGAGCACTATTGATAGCTGGGGCCATCATCATGCCCTTGCCGGGACATATTATCATTCCGCTGGATAAAATCCAGATTCTTGGATTGTCGGCTGTGGCCATCCTTCCCGTGATGATCTGGGCCTTCCTGCGCGAAAAACAATCTGCTTCCGTGGGTGCACAGACATGA
- a CDS encoding fumarate hydratase yields the protein MIQYETLKRLSADLYDWSLKKIPEDTKQRLAEARDGETGENAKKVLEFMIRSSQLAEDHDRFLCSDAGVPVYSVKIGSQARFEGHIKSAFAEGFDELVDRIDPPLLKFVQNPLTNERSFKGKDMPIVSWDVIDGADYIDITCSPKALGSGRWASLEIFVYPELADIEEYILKTAIKAGSQHCPPVMIGVGIGGSFDHAAKMAKMATLRPMGTTNEEPILADMETRLLKAINKLGFGPMGQGGDTTALGIHIDYSAGHGFTPVAVCFNCWINRRTRARIYNSGKIERIE from the coding sequence ATGATCCAGTATGAAACCCTAAAGCGTCTCTCGGCTGATCTATACGACTGGTCACTGAAGAAAATTCCAGAAGACACCAAGCAACGCTTGGCCGAAGCCCGCGACGGGGAAACAGGTGAAAACGCCAAGAAGGTTCTGGAATTTATGATCCGGAGCTCGCAATTGGCAGAGGACCATGACCGTTTCTTGTGTTCCGATGCCGGCGTTCCGGTCTATTCGGTCAAGATCGGCAGTCAGGCCAGATTTGAGGGCCACATCAAATCCGCCTTTGCCGAAGGGTTTGATGAACTGGTTGATCGCATTGACCCGCCGTTGCTTAAATTCGTTCAGAACCCGCTGACCAATGAACGTTCGTTTAAAGGCAAGGATATGCCGATCGTGTCTTGGGATGTCATTGATGGCGCAGACTACATTGACATCACCTGCTCACCAAAGGCGCTGGGATCGGGACGTTGGGCCTCGCTCGAGATATTTGTCTACCCTGAACTGGCAGACATTGAAGAGTATATCCTGAAGACGGCGATTAAGGCCGGATCGCAACATTGCCCGCCGGTGATGATTGGTGTGGGGATCGGTGGATCCTTTGATCATGCTGCCAAAATGGCCAAAATGGCAACGCTGCGGCCGATGGGCACCACAAACGAAGAGCCGATCCTGGCCGATATGGAAACCAGGTTGTTAAAGGCGATAAACAAGCTGGGCTTTGGCCCGATGGGGCAGGGTGGTGATACAACGGCTTTGGGGATCCACATCGACTATTCCGCCGGTCATGGCTTCACCCCGGTTGCTGTTTGTTTCAATTGCTGGATCAACCGACGCACCCGGGCGCGTATCTATAACTCTGGTAAAATTGAACGGATTGAGTGA
- a CDS encoding fumarate hydratase C-terminal domain-containing protein: protein MDGHSHSYDLTLPFVQDELNQLKIGDLVYLTGEVVVTVGLPTHKRIKEYIDAGKQLPMDLTDGMLCQVGAYIEDTESGQVCRYINPSTSTRFDPFLPTIIDHSGVKAIGGKGGVGPGTVAAMQRNGCVYLSFVGGASALTSEAVEDVVEVVWKDFILQFRLTRLRVKRLGPLTVGVDTKGNSLYVDLQKQAKAKFEDLMQELNDGRL from the coding sequence ATGGACGGCCACAGTCACAGTTATGATCTGACCCTGCCGTTTGTCCAAGACGAGTTGAACCAGTTAAAGATTGGCGATCTGGTCTATTTGACGGGGGAAGTCGTTGTCACCGTTGGCCTGCCAACGCACAAACGGATCAAAGAATATATCGATGCGGGAAAACAGCTGCCTATGGATCTGACGGATGGCATGCTGTGTCAGGTCGGCGCCTATATTGAAGATACTGAAAGCGGGCAGGTCTGCCGATATATCAACCCGTCTACCAGCACGCGGTTCGATCCCTTTTTGCCAACAATCATTGACCATAGCGGCGTTAAGGCCATTGGTGGCAAAGGCGGGGTGGGTCCAGGTACGGTTGCGGCGATGCAACGTAACGGCTGTGTCTACCTGTCCTTTGTCGGCGGCGCTAGCGCGTTAACCTCCGAGGCGGTAGAGGACGTGGTCGAAGTTGTGTGGAAGGATTTTATCCTTCAGTTTCGCCTGACACGTCTGCGGGTCAAACGTTTGGGGCCATTGACCGTCGGCGTGGATACAAAAGGAAATTCGCTTTATGTCGACCTGCAAAAACAAGCCAAAGCAAAGTTCGAGGACTTAATGCAAGAGCTGAACGACGGCCGACTTTAA
- a CDS encoding HpcH/HpaI aldolase family protein, whose protein sequence is MGYDFVVIDQEHAAFNRESTDHIILACRASGLGCLVRVQNGDPACILSVLDCGADGVLVPHVTTAKKAQEIVSAARYNSGSRGYSPTTRAGNFGSKSIAQHLQDEDARALVIAMIEDPEAVEDISEIVATPGLDGVFIGRGDLTVAYSEVKPGSAPVKAATMRIVEAATAANVAICAMSGSVADADTLADMGVTAFIVASDQTLLRDAAKAQLQDFQNSFLKQRDRTDGL, encoded by the coding sequence GTGGGGTATGATTTTGTGGTAATCGATCAAGAGCATGCTGCCTTTAATCGCGAATCCACGGATCACATCATTCTGGCTTGCCGCGCCTCGGGTTTGGGGTGTCTGGTAAGGGTTCAGAATGGTGATCCGGCTTGCATCCTGTCGGTTCTGGATTGCGGTGCCGATGGGGTTTTGGTCCCGCATGTGACCACCGCGAAGAAAGCGCAGGAAATTGTCAGCGCGGCACGGTACAATAGCGGGTCACGCGGGTACTCCCCGACCACACGGGCAGGGAATTTCGGCAGCAAATCAATAGCGCAGCACCTTCAAGACGAAGATGCGCGGGCGTTGGTGATTGCAATGATTGAAGATCCCGAAGCCGTCGAAGATATTTCAGAGATCGTGGCAACACCCGGGCTTGATGGTGTCTTTATCGGACGGGGTGATCTGACCGTTGCTTATAGTGAGGTCAAACCGGGCTCGGCACCGGTCAAGGCGGCAACAATGCGGATCGTTGAGGCAGCTACAGCGGCCAATGTGGCAATCTGCGCGATGTCCGGCAGCGTTGCGGATGCGGATACCCTGGCAGATATGGGCGTGACCGCATTTATCGTAGCTTCGGATCAAACACTTCTGCGGGACGCTGCCAAGGCGCAGCTGCAGGATTTTCAGAACTCGTTTTTAAAACAGAGAGACCGCACCGATGGCCTATGA
- a CDS encoding DUF6282 family protein → MDSESNRIKVRELVSGVDNGIVDALMQGAVDLHVHSGPSIMDRQVDHMQAVEQAAEAGIRGILFKDHHYSVAPVIPMMERVLGHLGVSMFGGLVLNNTTGGFNPYVVDSELNHGGKMIWMPTAQSANHIRSSFRKSRLAMNVQLKAPKLLTVLDDSGQVTDPVKEILDSIAKFDAVLSSGHLHVWEIWKLFEEAKTRGVKNLIVNHPMYGLHFTYDDIREIAEFGALIEQSACLYIDSRFNVFEPELLVEHIRAAGVENSSIGSDLGQVDNPTPVEGMRQAIKLCLASGLTEDEVRLLVRDNPSKLVGLPLPSSTAN, encoded by the coding sequence ATGGATTCTGAAAGTAACCGTATCAAGGTCCGCGAGTTAGTTTCCGGTGTTGACAATGGCATCGTTGACGCCCTCATGCAGGGCGCAGTTGATTTGCACGTTCATTCAGGACCCTCCATCATGGACCGCCAAGTTGATCACATGCAGGCGGTCGAACAGGCGGCAGAGGCAGGGATTCGGGGCATCCTGTTTAAAGATCACCACTATTCGGTTGCGCCAGTTATCCCAATGATGGAACGCGTGTTGGGGCATCTGGGCGTGTCGATGTTCGGTGGCCTGGTTCTGAATAACACCACCGGTGGGTTCAACCCATATGTAGTTGATTCAGAACTGAATCATGGTGGTAAAATGATTTGGATGCCAACTGCACAATCCGCCAATCATATCCGCAGTTCATTCCGAAAATCCCGGCTGGCCATGAATGTTCAGCTTAAGGCGCCTAAACTGCTGACGGTTTTAGACGACAGCGGCCAAGTTACAGATCCAGTCAAAGAGATCCTGGATTCGATTGCCAAATTCGACGCCGTCTTGTCGTCGGGCCATTTGCACGTTTGGGAAATCTGGAAGTTGTTTGAGGAAGCCAAAACGCGTGGCGTGAAAAACCTGATTGTCAATCACCCGATGTACGGTCTCCATTTTACTTACGATGACATCCGCGAGATCGCAGAATTTGGAGCGCTGATCGAGCAGTCTGCCTGTCTGTATATCGACAGCCGTTTCAATGTCTTTGAACCTGAACTGCTAGTTGAACACATCCGCGCCGCTGGCGTTGAAAACTCATCGATCGGCTCTGACCTTGGGCAAGTGGACAATCCCACGCCCGTAGAAGGCATGCGTCAGGCCATCAAGCTGTGTCTGGCGTCTGGGCTGACGGAAGACGAAGTGCGGCTATTGGTGCGAGATAATCCTTCCAAATTGGTCGGTCTTCCACTTCCAAGCAGCACAGCAAACTGA
- a CDS encoding DNA-binding transcriptional regulator yields the protein MTSYAPVRSVERSLQILELMNTNKVSSIADIHTKTQLPKATIVRLLQTLEQLGYVSRDVRHSEYQLTSRVMSLSSGFHSDPLVVEAGRVHAIAMTKKLTWPIAISVLDGSEVVIRFSTIPDSPISPFHATINMRLSLDKHALGLAYLAFCPIEERQILVNSISDANKHSPDAAQRPDAMLEQRLRVIEKQGFSERDMGTGYENSNTIAVPIMVRNRVLGTLGITYFRSALKRNDAIKTFLEPLQASADAIARNVETLS from the coding sequence ATGACATCTTATGCACCTGTGCGCTCAGTTGAGCGGAGTCTACAAATCCTTGAATTGATGAATACCAATAAGGTATCGTCCATCGCGGATATTCACACAAAGACCCAGTTGCCCAAGGCAACAATTGTCCGGTTACTTCAAACGCTCGAACAACTTGGCTACGTAAGTCGGGACGTGCGGCATTCGGAATACCAATTGACGTCAAGAGTGATGTCTCTCAGTTCAGGATTTCATAGCGATCCTTTGGTTGTGGAAGCAGGCCGTGTTCACGCGATTGCAATGACCAAAAAACTAACTTGGCCCATAGCTATTTCGGTCCTGGATGGCAGCGAAGTTGTCATACGATTCTCTACGATCCCCGACAGCCCGATTTCGCCTTTTCATGCCACTATTAACATGCGTCTTTCACTTGATAAGCACGCCCTTGGGCTGGCGTATCTTGCGTTTTGCCCAATCGAGGAGCGTCAGATACTTGTGAATTCAATATCAGATGCAAACAAGCATAGTCCTGACGCGGCACAGCGACCCGACGCCATGCTTGAACAGCGGCTTCGAGTCATCGAAAAGCAAGGGTTTTCAGAACGGGATATGGGCACAGGATATGAGAATTCCAACACTATCGCCGTGCCCATCATGGTGCGAAACCGGGTTCTTGGCACCCTTGGCATAACCTATTTCCGGTCCGCCCTAAAACGCAATGACGCAATCAAGACGTTTTTGGAACCGCTACAGGCGTCGGCCGACGCTATCGCCAGAAATGTCGAAACCCTAAGTTAA